GAGTTCAAGCAGACTCTCGCACAGGCCGAGAATATCGAGGCCATCAAAGACGCTACAAAGCAGATGATGGTCATCGTTGaagatcaaatcaaacacAGTCTCGGTAATGCTAACTACGACCGGGTCATTGAAGCGCTGGGCACGATGCGTGACGAGTTGGTATCTTACGAAGAGCCTGCCTCCTACAATGACTTCCTGGGCCAGCTCAAGGATAAGTTACTgcaggagaagcttggagGAGACCGACAAGAGCTGTGGTGGCTTGTTCGACGAAACAAGCTGGGACTTGTCACTCAGCGCGAGTCGGATCAATCTAGGGTTACCGATACggaagccaaagaagtaAGTCTCACTAAGATGAAGGAGTGACCTAGACTAACTGCAGTTTACAGTTCATGTCCGCCAGATGAGTGTTGAGCAGGTGGTTCCAGATTGAGCTGGACGACAACCGATATGACAAGTGCACGATATCATTATAATAATGCCATAACTCCCATTCCAAATCCTATGCTCGCTAGAGTAGACCAACCGGGCCAAAGCGTAGGAGGCCTGTAGAACGCTCCAAATGGTACAAAGTGATACAGGGGCATAGCTCCGACTAGGAAATCTTCcctatcctcttctttccaataTCGATTTTACGGTGTACCCTGTTTGAATCATTAGTCAAAGAATGAAAAATCCAACCGCATAAGGGAAACCAAAGCAAGCACATACCGTTCAGCATCCTCATTAGCTATCGACAGAAGGGCATTCTGaatctccacctcctcattGATAGCAATGCCCAGTTCCTTCTGCCTTCGTatgatcttcaacaactcCTCCACACTCTGGTCCTGATCTTCCATCGTCTGCCTCTGCAATTGTAACAGTCCCTGATTATCCAGTTCCCGCGTCCTCTCCGTCTCCTTCCCCAGAACCCTCCCCGACCTGGCAGGCTTCCTACTGGCGCTCCCAACCAACGCCTCCTTATCCTGCACCGAAGCCACGGCATGATCCACCCGACTCTTAGCCGCCATAGCATtcaacaaatcctccaacccatccttctccttccgCGCATTAATCAGAAGATCCTTCCTCCGCCGCAACTCCCCATCCCCCAACGAACCACCCCTCCCCTTGCCACTAGGACTCTGCGCCCGATTCGCCGCCTCCCCCATAACCTTCAACCCCTCCTCCAACGCCGCAACCAAGCTCCCCGCCCGCACAAGACTACTCTTCGCGCGCGCCGAACTCTCATGCTGCTTTTGCGGCGTGGTCTCCTGATCCCGCCTCGTCAAATGCAACCTCGCATCATGCAAGTGCGACTTCATATCCCGATACACATCCAACCACAGCGTCGGATCCGAGATCGGATTATCCGCACCACTCCCGGGGTCCGTAATCGCCGCATGGAGTCTCGTCGAGGTATGCGAAGCGTTCGCGGCAGACGGGAGATTCAGGAACGCGCGCCAGGCGGGCGAATTGCGCCATCGGGGATCGTCGGCGTCGTTTATGGCCTGCAGGTAGGCTTCTAATGCTTGGCGGCGGTCTTCGCGGAGGGAGGCGTTTGAGACGGTGTTTTTGAACCAGGTTTTTTGGGGTAAGGGGGCGGGTGGAGGGATGTTGGTTTGCGTGAGGAGGGTTTTGTGGAAGTTGAGGAAGTCTGAGTAGCGTTTTGAGATTGTGAAGGAGCGCAGGGGGAGCCGGAGGGTTAGGTTGTAGACGGTGTAGGGGGGGGATGTTGGGGAGAGACTGGTTGTTGGGATTGTGATTTCGAGATTGGGGGACATTgtctgtttttgttttgttctttggtGATTAGTTAGGGGGCCATGGGTTTTCTGGGGTTTTCTGGGGTTTGTTGACTAAAGAGTGGATgtttgggaggaggaggttgtcgcCATGGATTGGAGATGATGTGGTTTGGGAGGAGAATGACGAGGGTGAAATGACTGATAAAGCTAGCTTGTCAGTCACCGGACTTTAGTCTAACTGATTCGTGCCTTACCGCAATGACGCAAGGCTCTCCGTTTTACTGACTCAGTCGGACATTGTGCCTGATTTACTGCTTTTAAGTACAATGGTTTGTATTATGGATTAATTCCCATTTTCAACTGTGAAGGGCGATTGATTGGGGTATCTTATGTGGTTTGTTTCGCCTTCCACTGATAAGCGCTGATTAAATGATCGTCGGCCAGGAAACACCATTAACTGAGAACTATGGACAAGGATAATCAACTTTAAAACAAAGTCGTCGACTCGTTCCACGGTTCTCGGTCCGATAGTAAATCACGCTGGCCATAGTACTCTCCGACAACCGTAATAATCATATCCAGCATGGCCCGGGTTTGCATGACGACTTCGACGGCATTAACCTCAGTCTTGGACTCATCCTCCTGAGCCTCGGGTTCGGTCGATTTAGATCCATCGCCTTGCTCAATCTTAGCCTGTAGCCTTGCTTTAGCCATTTCTAGCTCTTCGGCAGGAGGCTCTTGTTCCGCGTCTGGCATGTCGTGGTCgagagcttctccagcaggATCACTGGGCGCCTCcgcattctccttcgtttcctcctccacacGAGGCTGGTCATCAGCtggattctcatcatccgactcTCCACTCGACACATTCCCATCCGCCTCAGCCGAgcgcttcttctcatcctcctcccgCATTTTCCGCAAGATCTTCGCAGCACGTTTCCCCAAGTCCCGAATCTCACCCACCTCCTCAGACGCCAACTGTCCGACATCGCGACACTTGCCCAGTAgaccccaagcccaagcACCGATCCGTCGAACACGCTCCGCATCTCCACTCCGTATATTCTCCGACATCAGCTTCGCCATAACTTCCAGCACCCCCAGCACACTATCCATGTCCATGCACGCTAACTGCACCGTCTGCGGGTCCACCGCCAACAGGAGACGTCGCCACTCCTTGCGCGCATCTCTCGAGCGTCGCGGCAGACTTATCGGATGCGACTCGTCCAGTGCCGCTATAGCGGTCGACGGTGGCGTGCATTTTAATATAGACCggaggagcaagaagcgGTGGTGTAGAAGATTGTAATAGCTCGATTGCGCATCCGATTGTGCTGGTTCGGTGGTATCTGGTTGTGTCTTCGAGGTAGTTAGGGGAGCCGCGACGTATACCCCATCCGCGTAGAAACCTTCCTGGGCGATatctgttttcttcttctcttcttcgggCTGAGGTTCGTTTAGGTCCTGTTCGGTTTCACTTTGCTTGGTCTCCTCGACGGGCGGATCTGTAGGTTGAGGCGCGGTAAACAGAAAGGGTAGTGAATTCGCCTCTGACCTATTATTCCACAGTAAGGCCAGTATTAGCTCCAGAATCTCGATATAATAGAATCGCATTCATCGCGGGCTGCAATAAGCAAGATACACGCAGGCGTTTAGCAAGCGGAAAAGTAACAAAAGCAACCGTTAtaaacaagcaaaaaagtAGTGATGCGAGCTTACCGGACCATGCGAAGATATTCCAAGCCGTCCTCTGCTGGACCGTAGAATAGTTCATCGTCGCCGGCTGTGTCGAGACCGGGAAAAGCGCTCTTCTGTCCGTAGATCGGGTGGTTCCGAGGACGTTCGTACGGAGTTACGGTTGGTGCcatctcgtcttcatcgtcgtcttctGCGTAAGAAGGACGGGATCGCTTTGCGTAGGGGATCCCGCCAGTATGAGAACTGGGTTGTTTGCGCTTATCGCGTATGCTGGACATGGCCTttggtgagaagaaggaaaaggtaagATTGAAGATGTTCCTGGACTGGGCTCGGCGGACTAAAAAAGAAGTTTGGGAGGTCCCACCGGGAGCTTGGGCCACCTCTAAATCacatttatatatttaatgTATTCCAGTGGATTTAATTTACTGGTTCTACCACCTACGCAAACGAATCTGGCAGCGCTGAACGTGCTAATATAACATGTCGGTCTCATGATCCCattatcttttgtttttatcTCATGCAGGTATAAAGTACTCTTGGTCGTCTATAccaatcttcttccatcccgtACTAGACGCTTACGGGCGCAGACGCTGAGGGTCACGGGGGAACAAGGTCGCCAAACGAACGTTGGGCAGACCCAGGAAGAACATGACAATACGGTTCagaccaagaccaccacCGGCGTGGGGAGGGCAGCCTTGGCGGAAAGCATTCAGGTAGTCCTCAAAGCCCTCCTGGTCGGGGTTGATGCCCTTGGCGCGCATCGACTCCATCAGCTCGTTGACGTCGTTAATACGCTGGGCACCGGACATGATCTCTTCACCACGCATGAAGAAGTCATACGAGTTGGAGAAGCGGGCATCCTTGGGGTCGGCCTTGGTGTAGAAGGGGCGCACGGCCATGGGGAACTTGTCCAGGACGTAGAAATCAGTGTCGTACTTCTCGCGAATGATCTGGCCAAGCTGCTTCTCCATAGCCGTGCTGAAGTCGTTCTCAAATCGTTCCTGCTCGGAGACGTCGACACCGGCCTCCTTCAACAGAGCGACACCGTCCATGTAGTTCAAGCGCAGGGCCTTGCCGTCCTTGGGAAGCTTGAAGTCGCCAGCCTTGGGGTAGGACTTCTGGATAACAGCGATCTGATCCTTGTAGCGCTCCTTAAGCTGGGTAAgaatgaagacgaggaggtcTTCGGCGAAATCCAAGACCTCATGGTAGTGGCCGTGGAAGGTCTTCTCGAAATCAAGACCGGAGAACTAGAATAGACTCGGTTAGCTATGTTAAGAAGAGCCATATCAGGTGTTGTTGCTGCCGTACCTCAGTCAAATGTCTGTGGGTGTTGCTGTCCTCCGCACGGAAAACGGGAGCAATCTCGAACACGCTTTCCATGTCACCGGCGATACACATCTGCTTGTACAGCTGTGGGCTCTGGGCCAAGTATCCGTTCCTCTTGAAGTACTTGACCTCGAAAACGTTACTGCCACCTTCCGTAGCGGAAGAAACCAGCTTAGGAGTGAAGATCCACCGCGAGCCGCTCTTGATCATGTACTCTGCGAATAACTCTGCAACGCCGCTCGAGATCCAAGTAATAGCCTGGCTAGTCTCAGTCTGCAGATCGAGGACACGGTTGTCAAGACGGGTCTTAAGAGTGACGATGGGGACGCCATCAGCGTCAACCTCGTTGCCCTCCTCGGTGGTCTCCGGAGGCGGTCTCTCGGCATCCTTGACCTGCATAGGAAGCTGTTGAGCGGCCTCAGCAATCGTGTAGACCTTGCGGATGTGCAGTTCATGGTTGTTAAGTGTAGCCGAGGCAATGGGCACCTGGGGCTTCTTGACGACACCAGTAACCTGGACAATGGAGTTGACGTTCAGTCCACCGGTGTACTTGACCATCTGTCTCGAGATGGGCTCCGCAGCGGCAATAACAGCCTGCACCTTCTTGCCCTGCTGTCTGAGCATCAGGAAGGCCAGCTTGGCACTCTGAACACGGGCATTGTCCACACGAGCGACCACGGTGATCTCCTTCTCGTAGTGGTCATCGGTAATATCATCGAACTTCGTGGTGGGGAGGACGTCTTCGGATTCGGGGATCTTGCCGTAGAGATCCTTTGCGGTGTCGTTGGCCTCAGCAGCGGCGGCCTGAGCCTTCTCCTGGGCGGCGCGCGCAGCAGCTTtctcggccttggccttctcctttgcggccttcttcgcagcGTTCTTGCTGGCGCTCTTGCTCTGCTCCGCACCCTCCGCGGGGGCCGCGGCGGGGGTCTCCTCGGGCTTAGGGCGAGTGGGCAATTCGGAGTCCGCCATGATTAG
The sequence above is a segment of the Aspergillus oryzae RIB40 DNA, chromosome 3 genome. Coding sequences within it:
- a CDS encoding Qc-SNARE protein (predicted protein) codes for the protein MSPNLEITIPTTSLSPTSPPYTVYNLTLRLPLRSFTISKRYSDFLNFHKTLLTQTNIPPPAPLPQKTWFKNTVSNASLREDRRQALEAYLQAINDADDPRWRNSPAWRAFLNLPSAANASHTSTRLHAAITDPGSGADNPISDPTLWLDVYRDMKSHLHDARLHLTRRDQETTPQKQHESSARAKSSLVRAGSLVAALEEGLKVMGEAANRAQSPSGKGRGGSLGDGELRRRKDLLINARKEKDGLEDLLNAMAAKSRVDHAVASVQDKEALVGSASRKPARSGRVLGKETERTRELDNQGLLQLQRQTMEDQDQSVEELLKIIRRQKELGIAINEEVEIQNALLSIANEDAERCFCDFSMRSSRGCENFVSLSDGGGMGWSGCIARARMAASIRCKTGEYESSIGKVSTGSLVMSMRRYSESFRHKPTHPHLRRQAPYYSRTCPSHRLQALSAGRKNLRSGVWPGKSDSTFQQECGEQSHTPLGCLLLEKNKAAREISLPCEGLCLLLCNRTQGHRNQFPCLKLAFVSLLSGSKSLT
- a CDS encoding uncharacterized protein (predicted protein), translated to MSSIRDKRKQPSSHTGGIPYAKRSRPSYAEDDDEDEMAPTVTPYERPRNHPIYGQKSAFPGLDTAGDDELFYGPAEDGLEYLRMVRSEANSLPFLFTAPQPTDPPVEETKQSETEQDLNEPQPEEEKKKTDIAQEGFYADGVYVAAPLTTSKTQPDTTEPAQSDAQSSYYNLLHHRFLLLRSILKCTPPSTAIAALDESHPISLPRRSRDARKEWRRLLLAVDPQTVQLACMDMDSVLGVLEVMAKLMSENIRSGDAERVRRIGAWAWGLLGKCRDVGQLASEEVGEIRDLGKRAAKILRKMREEDEKKRSAEADGNVSSGESDDENPADDQPRVEEETKENAEAPSDPAGEALDHDMPDAEQEPPAEELEMAKARLQAKIEQGDGSKSTEPEAQEDESKTEVNAVEVVMQTRAMLDMIITVVGEYYGQRDLLSDREPWNESTTLF
- the dps1 gene encoding putative aspartyl-tRNA synthetase Dps1 (Aspartyl-tRNA synthetase), translated to MADSELPTRPKPEETPAAAPAEGAEQSKSASKNAAKKAAKEKAKAEKAAARAAQEKAQAAAAEANDTAKDLYGKIPESEDVLPTTKFDDITDDHYEKEITVVARVDNARVQSAKLAFLMLRQQGKKVQAVIAAAEPISRQMVKYTGGLNVNSIVQVTGVVKKPQVPIASATLNNHELHIRKVYTIAEAAQQLPMQVKDAERPPPETTEEGNEVDADGVPIVTLKTRLDNRVLDLQTETSQAITWISSGVAELFAEYMIKSGSRWIFTPKLVSSATEGGSNVFEVKYFKRNGYLAQSPQLYKQMCIAGDMESVFEIAPVFRAEDSNTHRHLTEFSGLDFEKTFHGHYHEVLDFAEDLLVFILTQLKERYKDQIAVIQKSYPKAGDFKLPKDGKALRLNYMDGVALLKEAGVDVSEQERFENDFSTAMEKQLGQIIREKYDTDFYVLDKFPMAVRPFYTKADPKDARFSNSYDFFMRGEEIMSGAQRINDVNELMESMRAKGINPDQEGFEDYLNAFRQGCPPHAGGGLGLNRIVMFFLGLPNVRLATLFPRDPQRLRP